One region of Rhodocaloribacter litoris genomic DNA includes:
- a CDS encoding S8 family serine peptidase, giving the protein MVTIKLNETAAQSMALGKSGGVATTGLASLDQLNARYQAVQMERIFRLAGKHEAKHRQYGLHRWYRVKFSAAMDPEAVAAAYALDPNVEKASPVYQKEMHGRFVRGALPGEPAALLDTFVPNDPRYAEQWHYNNTGQVEGSTPDADINLPEAHALTTGSSDVIVQVVDSGIDLSHPDIIDNLWVNPGEIPDNGIDDDNNGYVDDVYGYNFADDTNDPSIVNPADVTNSHGMHTSGTIAARSNNGIGVAGVAGGDGSAGSGVRIMTAVTFGANVDGFAEAIVYGADNGAVISSNSWGYTLPGVFEPAVLDAIDYFVAEAGQFPGAPIVGGLFINSAGNSNSDLDYYPGFYPASVAVAATDFGDRRASYSNYGDWVDIAAPGGDIPPVGSIEEYVTHPAGVLSLLHSSQFGGYGFFDGTSMAAPHVSGVAALVASYMPGMTAAEVRALLELSGRDVSALNPGFHIGKRVDAFNALQGPDEIPPAPVTDLAIVAEMASTIGTSVTLTWTAVGDDGTDGTAARYDLRYSTAGPIDASNFDDATPVTGLPAPQPAGSTETFTATGLPFNTEMWFALVVEDEFGNRSDVSNSPSTVTDAGPQYSFTPEEVEVELLVGESTTETVTLANNGDTDLTFSFLGFASLSLTQAPGATLNDTSAPVADATHAKGNDAFGGVGHPVLMGAGGPDGFGYNWIDSNEPGGPVYDWLDISGVGDPLSLTDESTASVSLPFAFSFYGTEYTSVNVVSNGYLTFNAGGSDFSNDPIPSTATPNNLIAPFWDDLNPGAGGTVHTYYDAANERFIVQFTDVPHYISSNGTYTFQAILYRNGTLLFQYEELGNVTSATVGVENATGEDGLQVVFNAPYLTEELAVAIQYAPPYLSLSPSAGTVPAGGSVALNVGFDAGDLETGIYTFPLEALITQSGSTALATLPTTLNVTGEPFPFVVSPETIEASLATDEQTTRTLRIENPTEEAQSFHLEVRGAAGTAPAFVPLLQNREDWMARQARAAAGEYPRGSAAPSAGLPPASATTGTAPVNLTSALGVMAYSTSVFGDQSGSFVSFDLGVPDVLTELGASPLAFAGDFAFGQQDRFLVITTDNLFHSVSTTDGSITTLGVAQPATTSETWTELASDPTTGTLYGSTYSSATATSYLYTLNPTTGEATLVAPISGAQLIIAIAISANGQMWGHEIVNDVLVKINKNTGVATTVGPTGFDANYAQGMDFDLTTGRLYLAAYNNALSRGELRIADTSTGLTTLVGTLGSGDELGYLALGSVGFVRPNLIAGTLPAGQHVDIQLLLDATGLFEGTYDASVAVVASVAGDPEQVVPVSLTVDADPDVAVNPEALDFGELFVNASATQNFLLINEGRAALTVNLSVDHPAYTLGSETDLVLFAGESRVIPVTFTPTEVGEAGATITITSDDPDEPTVEVALTGTGIPAPVLELTPSAFNTQAYPGLTYTQTLTITNAGGNPLTFVGAETNVVTPGATFGGSPFFSENFDAGIPGTWTVVDNEGTGITWATSADWGEGNYTGGQNLAAMVCSDCAGPGEYDTELRTPELTAPTNNVVLTYRANYQNFANLDFLDVDISTDGGTSWTTVLSWNEDHGGFFGTPGENVTIDLSPYVSAGETFIVRWHAYNPNSGDWDWYSQIDDVAFLSLYEWFTFDPQQGEVQPGESLDLTLSFNATGLVPGVYRLDLLFSTNDPVQPTAVVPVTYTVVEGLSVATPDAEVHPNEVFELPLSVNSVDFLGVESYEFQISFDPALLEVQDVLTEGTLSEGASLAVNTTVPGQLIVAAFAPVGTEGTTDPVLFSFQGEGTLVRLQFRAKEALGDAGLTLDHILFNEGAPAGSGTLGTVTVVPLYGDASLNLEISSFDAALTLQHVAGLVSLNEAAQVAADVTGNGDVSAFDASWIARYVVGVVDEFPVTASGKGAAAVAANLAWGDLTQDPRTGHTLLPLRLEEAAGPVTALEVVAPFDADVIALEQVEAQLPEGWQMAHHVDEAGRLHLAMAGASALPVGEVATLVLRWQNPVATASINLSASSRINEEAWQQLAADLSLPPETFDLAQNYPNPFSTSTTFRYQLPETASVRLTIYNVLGQVVRVLVEEEQKAGRYEVVWDGRDRTGARVASGMYFYRFEAGSYTQTRRMMRVK; this is encoded by the coding sequence GTGGTCACCATCAAGCTCAATGAGACGGCGGCTCAGTCTATGGCGCTCGGCAAGAGCGGTGGTGTGGCCACGACCGGGCTTGCCTCGCTCGACCAGTTGAACGCCCGCTACCAGGCGGTGCAGATGGAACGCATCTTCCGGCTGGCCGGAAAACACGAGGCGAAACACCGCCAGTATGGGCTGCATCGCTGGTACCGGGTCAAGTTCTCGGCAGCGATGGACCCGGAAGCGGTAGCCGCCGCGTATGCCCTCGATCCCAACGTCGAGAAGGCGTCTCCGGTGTACCAGAAGGAGATGCACGGCCGCTTCGTCCGGGGGGCGTTGCCGGGTGAGCCGGCCGCGCTCCTGGATACGTTCGTGCCGAACGATCCGCGGTATGCGGAGCAATGGCATTACAACAACACAGGCCAGGTGGAAGGCAGCACCCCGGATGCGGACATCAACCTGCCCGAGGCCCATGCCCTCACGACCGGTTCTTCCGACGTCATCGTGCAGGTGGTCGACTCCGGCATCGATCTGAGCCATCCGGATATCATCGACAACCTCTGGGTCAACCCGGGCGAGATTCCGGACAACGGCATCGACGACGACAACAATGGCTACGTAGACGACGTCTACGGCTACAACTTCGCCGACGACACGAACGACCCGAGCATCGTCAACCCGGCCGATGTCACCAACTCGCACGGTATGCACACGAGCGGGACGATTGCGGCCCGGTCGAACAACGGAATCGGGGTGGCCGGTGTGGCCGGCGGCGACGGCTCGGCCGGAAGCGGGGTGCGGATCATGACCGCGGTGACGTTCGGGGCCAACGTGGACGGATTCGCTGAGGCCATCGTCTACGGCGCCGATAACGGCGCCGTCATTTCGTCGAACAGCTGGGGCTACACGTTGCCCGGTGTGTTCGAACCGGCCGTGCTGGATGCGATCGACTATTTCGTCGCCGAGGCCGGTCAGTTCCCCGGTGCCCCGATCGTCGGGGGGCTCTTCATCAACTCGGCCGGCAACTCGAACAGTGACCTGGATTACTACCCCGGCTTCTATCCGGCTTCCGTGGCCGTGGCCGCCACCGATTTCGGCGACCGCCGTGCGTCCTACTCCAACTACGGGGACTGGGTAGACATTGCGGCGCCAGGTGGCGACATCCCGCCCGTGGGGTCCATCGAAGAGTACGTCACGCACCCGGCCGGGGTGTTGAGCCTGCTCCATTCCTCGCAGTTCGGTGGCTACGGCTTCTTCGACGGCACCTCGATGGCGGCGCCTCACGTCTCGGGGGTGGCGGCGCTGGTTGCCTCGTACATGCCGGGCATGACGGCGGCCGAAGTGCGCGCGCTGCTCGAACTGTCCGGGCGCGACGTGAGCGCGCTCAACCCGGGCTTCCATATCGGCAAACGCGTCGATGCGTTCAATGCCTTGCAGGGACCGGATGAGATCCCGCCGGCTCCGGTGACCGACCTGGCCATCGTCGCGGAGATGGCCTCGACGATCGGCACGTCGGTCACGCTGACCTGGACCGCCGTCGGCGACGACGGGACGGACGGTACGGCGGCCCGGTACGACCTGCGCTACAGCACGGCCGGGCCCATCGATGCCTCCAACTTTGACGACGCGACGCCCGTGACAGGCCTTCCGGCACCGCAGCCCGCCGGCTCCACCGAAACCTTCACAGCGACCGGCCTGCCTTTCAACACGGAGATGTGGTTCGCCCTCGTCGTCGAGGACGAGTTCGGGAACCGCTCGGATGTCTCGAATTCGCCTTCCACCGTGACGGACGCCGGGCCGCAATACAGCTTCACCCCGGAGGAAGTCGAGGTGGAACTGCTCGTCGGGGAGAGCACGACGGAGACGGTGACGCTGGCCAACAACGGAGATACCGACCTGACGTTTTCCTTCCTCGGCTTTGCTTCGCTCAGCCTGACGCAGGCCCCGGGAGCTACGCTCAACGACACGAGCGCGCCCGTTGCCGACGCCACCCATGCCAAAGGGAACGATGCGTTCGGCGGCGTGGGGCATCCGGTGCTGATGGGCGCCGGCGGGCCGGACGGCTTCGGCTACAACTGGATCGACAGCAACGAGCCGGGCGGTCCGGTCTATGACTGGCTCGACATCTCCGGCGTCGGGGATCCCCTCAGCCTGACCGACGAATCCACCGCATCCGTGTCGTTGCCCTTCGCCTTTTCCTTCTACGGCACCGAATACACGAGCGTCAACGTGGTCTCGAACGGCTATCTGACGTTCAACGCAGGCGGGAGCGACTTCTCCAACGACCCCATCCCCAGCACGGCGACGCCCAACAACCTGATCGCGCCTTTCTGGGATGACCTGAACCCCGGAGCCGGTGGGACGGTCCACACCTACTACGACGCGGCGAACGAGCGCTTCATCGTGCAGTTCACCGATGTGCCGCACTATATCTCCTCCAACGGGACGTATACCTTCCAGGCCATCCTGTACCGTAACGGTACCTTGCTCTTCCAGTATGAGGAACTGGGTAACGTGACCAGTGCAACGGTGGGTGTTGAAAATGCCACCGGTGAGGATGGCCTGCAGGTGGTCTTCAACGCACCGTATCTGACCGAGGAGCTGGCCGTGGCGATCCAGTATGCCCCGCCTTACCTGTCCCTGAGCCCGTCTGCCGGGACGGTGCCGGCCGGTGGCAGTGTGGCGCTCAACGTCGGCTTCGACGCCGGCGACCTGGAGACGGGCATTTACACCTTCCCGCTGGAAGCGCTCATCACACAGAGCGGTTCCACCGCCCTGGCGACTCTCCCCACCACGCTGAACGTCACGGGCGAGCCTTTCCCGTTCGTGGTTTCGCCGGAGACCATCGAGGCGTCGCTGGCGACGGACGAACAGACCACGCGCACCTTGCGTATCGAAAACCCGACAGAGGAGGCGCAGAGCTTCCACCTGGAGGTTCGCGGCGCGGCAGGGACGGCGCCGGCGTTCGTGCCGCTGCTCCAGAACCGGGAGGACTGGATGGCCCGGCAGGCCCGTGCCGCCGCCGGTGAGTACCCGCGCGGATCGGCGGCTCCCTCGGCCGGATTGCCCCCAGCCTCCGCAACCACGGGCACGGCGCCGGTGAACCTGACTTCGGCGCTCGGCGTCATGGCCTACAGTACGTCGGTCTTCGGAGATCAGTCCGGCAGCTTCGTCTCCTTCGATCTCGGCGTGCCCGACGTGCTGACCGAACTGGGCGCTTCGCCCCTGGCCTTCGCCGGCGACTTCGCCTTCGGCCAGCAGGATCGCTTCCTGGTCATCACGACCGACAACCTCTTCCATTCCGTCTCAACGACCGACGGTTCCATCACCACGCTGGGGGTGGCCCAGCCCGCCACCACCTCGGAAACCTGGACGGAGCTGGCCAGCGATCCGACCACGGGCACCCTCTACGGAAGCACCTACAGCTCGGCCACGGCCACGTCCTACCTCTACACCCTCAACCCGACCACCGGCGAGGCCACCCTGGTGGCCCCGATCAGCGGGGCACAGCTGATCATTGCCATCGCCATCAGCGCGAACGGGCAGATGTGGGGGCATGAGATCGTCAATGACGTCCTGGTCAAAATCAATAAGAACACTGGTGTTGCCACGACCGTGGGGCCGACCGGCTTCGATGCCAACTATGCCCAGGGCATGGACTTCGACCTGACGACGGGACGCCTGTACCTGGCAGCCTACAACAACGCACTCAGTCGGGGTGAACTGCGCATCGCCGACACGAGTACCGGGCTGACGACGCTCGTCGGTACCCTTGGCAGCGGGGATGAACTCGGCTACCTGGCCCTTGGTAGTGTGGGCTTCGTCCGTCCCAACCTGATTGCGGGTACCCTGCCAGCCGGGCAGCATGTGGACATCCAGCTGCTGTTGGATGCTACCGGCCTGTTCGAAGGTACCTACGACGCTTCCGTGGCCGTCGTGGCCAGCGTCGCCGGGGATCCGGAGCAGGTCGTGCCGGTCTCCCTGACGGTCGATGCCGATCCGGACGTGGCCGTCAACCCGGAGGCCCTCGATTTCGGCGAGCTCTTCGTCAACGCCAGTGCCACGCAGAACTTCCTGCTCATCAACGAAGGCCGGGCCGCGTTGACGGTGAATCTCTCCGTCGATCATCCAGCCTACACGCTGGGCAGCGAGACGGACCTGGTACTGTTTGCGGGGGAGTCGCGCGTGATCCCGGTGACGTTTACCCCCACCGAGGTGGGAGAGGCCGGAGCCACGATCACCATCACGAGCGACGACCCCGACGAGCCAACCGTCGAGGTGGCGCTCACCGGGACCGGCATCCCGGCCCCGGTGCTGGAGCTGACCCCCTCAGCATTCAACACGCAGGCCTATCCCGGGCTGACCTATACACAGACGCTCACCATCACCAACGCCGGCGGCAACCCGCTCACCTTCGTCGGGGCCGAGACGAACGTCGTCACTCCCGGTGCTACCTTCGGCGGCAGCCCCTTCTTCAGCGAGAACTTCGATGCCGGTATCCCCGGTACCTGGACGGTCGTCGACAACGAGGGGACCGGCATCACATGGGCTACCAGCGCCGACTGGGGTGAGGGCAACTACACCGGCGGGCAAAACCTGGCCGCCATGGTGTGCAGCGACTGTGCCGGACCGGGCGAGTACGATACGGAACTGCGCACGCCGGAACTGACCGCTCCCACCAACAACGTGGTGCTCACCTACCGGGCCAACTACCAGAACTTCGCCAACCTCGACTTCCTCGACGTGGATATCAGCACGGATGGAGGGACGAGCTGGACCACCGTGTTGAGCTGGAACGAGGATCATGGGGGATTCTTCGGCACGCCCGGTGAGAATGTCACGATCGACCTGAGCCCCTATGTGAGTGCGGGAGAAACGTTCATCGTGCGCTGGCACGCCTACAACCCCAATTCGGGAGACTGGGACTGGTACAGCCAGATCGACGACGTGGCCTTCCTGTCCCTGTACGAGTGGTTTACCTTCGACCCGCAGCAAGGCGAGGTGCAGCCGGGCGAAAGCCTGGACCTGACGCTCTCCTTCAATGCGACCGGCCTGGTGCCGGGCGTCTATCGCCTCGACCTGCTCTTCAGCACCAACGACCCGGTGCAGCCCACGGCGGTCGTGCCCGTTACCTACACGGTCGTCGAGGGACTTAGTGTAGCCACTCCGGATGCCGAGGTGCATCCCAATGAGGTGTTTGAACTGCCCCTTTCGGTTAACAGCGTCGACTTCCTGGGAGTCGAGTCGTACGAGTTCCAGATATCGTTTGACCCGGCGCTGCTGGAGGTGCAGGACGTGCTCACCGAAGGCACGCTGAGTGAAGGGGCCAGCCTGGCCGTCAACACCACGGTGCCGGGGCAGCTCATCGTGGCCGCTTTTGCGCCGGTGGGCACCGAAGGCACCACGGATCCGGTGCTGTTCAGCTTCCAGGGCGAAGGTACGCTCGTGCGCCTGCAGTTCCGGGCCAAAGAGGCGCTGGGCGATGCCGGCCTCACGCTCGATCACATCCTCTTCAATGAGGGCGCTCCGGCTGGCAGCGGGACGCTCGGCACGGTGACCGTCGTGCCGCTCTACGGAGATGCCTCGCTGAACCTGGAGATTTCGAGCTTCGATGCGGCCCTGACGCTGCAGCACGTCGCCGGCCTGGTGTCGCTGAACGAGGCCGCACAGGTGGCTGCCGATGTGACCGGCAACGGGGATGTCAGCGCTTTCGATGCTTCCTGGATCGCCCGCTATGTCGTCGGGGTGGTGGACGAGTTCCCCGTGACGGCATCCGGCAAAGGCGCTGCCGCGGTGGCGGCCAACCTGGCCTGGGGCGACCTGACGCAGGATCCCCGCACGGGCCATACTCTGCTGCCGCTCCGGCTGGAAGAGGCCGCCGGCCCGGTGACGGCCCTCGAAGTGGTGGCGCCGTTTGACGCCGACGTGATCGCCCTGGAGCAGGTGGAGGCTCAGCTGCCGGAGGGATGGCAAATGGCCCACCACGTGGACGAGGCCGGGCGGTTGCACCTGGCCATGGCCGGTGCGTCGGCTCTGCCGGTGGGCGAGGTGGCCACGCTGGTGCTGCGCTGGCAGAACCCGGTTGCCACGGCCTCCATCAACCTGTCGGCCAGCAGCCGCATCAACGAGGAGGCCTGGCAGCAACTGGCGGCCGATCTGAGCCTCCCGCCCGAGACGTTCGACCTGGCACAGAACTACCCCAACCCCTTCAGCACGTCCACCACCTTCCGCTATCAGCTACCCGAGACGGCATCCGTACGGCTGACCATCTACAACGTTCTCGGTCAGGTCGTCCGGGTCCTGGTAGAGGAGGAGCAAAAGGCCGGGCGCTATGAAGTGGTGTGGGATGGGCGAGATCGAACCGGTGCCCGCGTTGCAAGCGGTATGTACTTCTACCGCTTCGAGGCCGGATCATATACCCAGACCCGGCGCATGATGCGGGTCAAGTAA
- a CDS encoding T9SS type A sorting domain-containing protein produces the protein MHPETVVIMRYGLCAVCGLALLALNVVGVRAQVPVSMPHVSGTAGASIDVPVQVDADVTGQGIISLDAVIGFNTPDVVVTSVSASNNGLMSSCLFTTNPGASSINVSIACTHPISGGPGTLFTLTFDLVSDTDVLFSWLNFTSFMFNEGSPAASTSNGSITLNDAPLPVELTRLEARVDAGTVVLTWATASEVNNAGFEVQQAGPDGFVTLGFVEGRGTPQHYVYRVDGLAPGAYRFRLKQIDFDGTFTYSPEVEVSVETTGAYELSPPHPNPFDTATALTLTVARTQPVRALVFDMTGRRVAVLYEGILEQNRPHQLHVEGRGLPSGTYLLQVQGAAFHTTRLLTLIR, from the coding sequence TTGCATCCTGAAACGGTGGTGATTATGCGATATGGTTTGTGTGCGGTATGCGGGCTTGCCCTGCTCGCGTTGAATGTTGTCGGGGTTCGGGCACAGGTTCCCGTTTCCATGCCCCATGTCAGCGGCACGGCCGGTGCTTCGATTGACGTTCCCGTTCAGGTGGATGCCGATGTTACAGGGCAGGGCATCATCTCCCTGGATGCCGTCATCGGCTTCAACACACCGGACGTCGTGGTGACCTCGGTTTCCGCCTCGAACAACGGTTTGATGAGTTCATGCCTTTTCACAACCAATCCGGGAGCCAGCAGTATCAATGTCAGCATCGCGTGCACGCATCCCATCTCGGGAGGACCGGGTACACTTTTCACCCTCACCTTCGATCTGGTCAGTGACACCGATGTCCTGTTCAGCTGGCTCAATTTTACCTCCTTTATGTTTAACGAAGGATCTCCGGCAGCAAGCACCTCGAACGGCTCCATAACCCTTAACGATGCTCCTTTGCCTGTAGAGCTGACGCGCCTCGAGGCTCGCGTGGATGCCGGAACGGTAGTGCTCACCTGGGCAACGGCCTCGGAAGTGAACAATGCCGGCTTCGAGGTGCAACAGGCCGGGCCGGATGGATTTGTGACGCTGGGGTTCGTGGAAGGGCGAGGTACGCCGCAACACTATGTCTATCGAGTCGATGGGCTGGCACCGGGTGCCTATCGCTTCCGTCTCAAACAGATTGATTTCGACGGAACCTTCACCTACTCTCCGGAGGTGGAGGTGAGCGTTGAAACTACCGGAGCGTATGAGTTGAGCCCGCCCCATCCCAACCCTTTCGACACCGCCACGGCCCTGACGTTGACGGTGGCGCGTACGCAGCCGGTGCGTGCCCTGGTGTTTGACATGACCGGTCGGCGGGTCGCCGTGCTCTATGAGGGCATACTCGAGCAAAACCGGCCGCATCAACTGCACGTCGAGGGACGGGGGCTGCCCAGTGGGACGTACCTGCTCCAGGTACAGGGAGCCGCTTTTCACACGACCCGGCTGCTGACGCTGATCCGGTGA
- a CDS encoding aspartate kinase, which yields MTYGPSGAESIKAMTGNDLPWIILKFGGTSVAEADRWQTIARIVRERLDEGVCVLVVCSALRGVSDALDALVEAALAGEHAERLQALQRRHLDLAAALGVDGPALLAPHFERLQQLLTGIALLGEASPRIRARVMARGELMSSTLGAAYLARQGLDVGWQDARDLLRARETPAHWPATRRFLSATCDASPDPALRERLARTGARVVVTQGFIARDAGGRTVLLGRGGSDTSAAYFAARLQARRLEIWTDVPGLFTANPHEVPTARLIERIGYDEAQELATTGARVLHPACIDPVRRHRIPLHLRSTLAPELPGTVVTADPGDHGPHVKAIAVKQGVVLVAMETLGMWQQVGFLADVFAVFKRHGVSVDLVATSESNVTVSLDPAANTLAPEALHALVEDLAAYCTPRLILPCAVISLVGRHIRSILHRLGPIFEAFDAHHLYLLSQAASDLNLSFVVDEAQAIPLARRLHARLFEADAGTSRPALNGTATGVASGQHA from the coding sequence ATGACGTACGGACCTTCCGGGGCGGAATCCATCAAGGCGATGACGGGGAACGACCTCCCGTGGATCATCCTGAAGTTTGGCGGCACCAGCGTCGCCGAAGCGGACCGGTGGCAGACCATTGCCCGGATCGTGCGGGAACGGCTGGACGAAGGCGTGTGCGTCCTGGTGGTGTGTTCTGCGCTGCGTGGCGTCTCCGACGCGCTCGACGCGCTGGTGGAAGCCGCCCTTGCGGGAGAGCATGCGGAGCGGCTACAGGCCCTGCAACGGCGACACCTGGACCTGGCCGCAGCCCTGGGGGTGGACGGACCGGCGCTGCTTGCCCCGCACTTCGAGCGGCTGCAGCAGCTACTGACGGGCATCGCCCTGCTGGGTGAGGCGAGCCCGCGCATCCGCGCCCGGGTGATGGCCCGGGGCGAGCTGATGTCCAGCACGCTGGGCGCAGCCTACCTGGCCCGCCAGGGACTCGACGTGGGCTGGCAGGACGCGCGGGATCTGCTCCGCGCCCGGGAGACCCCGGCCCACTGGCCTGCGACGCGCCGCTTCCTCTCGGCCACCTGCGACGCCAGCCCCGACCCGGCCCTGCGCGAGCGCCTGGCCCGTACAGGTGCCCGGGTCGTCGTCACGCAGGGCTTCATCGCTCGCGATGCCGGGGGCCGGACGGTGCTGCTGGGCCGCGGTGGCTCGGACACCTCGGCGGCCTATTTCGCGGCCCGCCTGCAGGCCCGGCGCCTGGAGATCTGGACTGACGTGCCCGGCCTCTTCACGGCCAACCCCCACGAGGTCCCCACGGCCCGCCTGATCGAACGGATCGGCTACGACGAGGCCCAGGAGCTGGCCACCACCGGCGCCCGCGTCCTGCACCCGGCCTGCATCGACCCGGTGCGGCGCCACCGCATCCCGCTGCACCTGCGCAGCACCCTGGCGCCGGAACTGCCCGGCACCGTCGTCACGGCCGACCCCGGCGATCACGGGCCGCACGTCAAGGCCATCGCCGTCAAGCAGGGCGTGGTGCTCGTCGCGATGGAGACGCTGGGCATGTGGCAACAGGTCGGCTTCCTCGCCGATGTCTTTGCCGTCTTCAAGCGGCACGGGGTTTCCGTCGACCTGGTAGCCACGTCCGAATCCAACGTGACCGTCTCGCTGGATCCGGCGGCCAACACGCTCGCCCCGGAGGCCCTCCACGCGCTGGTGGAGGACCTTGCGGCCTACTGCACCCCGCGCCTGATCCTGCCCTGCGCCGTCATCAGCCTGGTGGGGCGCCACATCCGGTCCATCCTGCACCGGCTTGGCCCGATCTTCGAGGCCTTCGACGCGCACCACCTCTACCTGCTCTCCCAGGCCGCCAGCGATCTCAACCTCAGCTTCGTCGTCGACGAGGCCCAGGCCATACCCCTGGCCCGGCGGCTGCACGCCCGGCTCTTCGAAGCGGATGCGGGAACGTCCCGGCCGGCCCTCAACGGCACCGCCACCGGCGTGGCATCCGGGCAGCATGCCTAG
- a CDS encoding cysteine desulfurase family protein, with amino-acid sequence MKLPVYLDHNATTPVDPVVLERMLPFFREHFGNPSSKGHAYGWAAEEAVTQAREQVAELLGAAPEEIIFTGGATESINTAVKGAAEVYGRRGRHVVTVQTEHPAVLGACRALERRGFRVTYLPVAPDGRVTPEAVAEALTDETILVAVMWANNETGVLHPVEEIGSVVRAHGALFLCDATQAVGKVPVSVEHVDLLACSAHKFYGPKGVGALFVRRGRRPVRLTPLLDGGSQEGGRRAGTLNVPGIVGMGAAAVRARELLPEETRRLQGLRDRMEAAFCAVLPDVVVNGAEAPRLPQTASITFRGVRAADLIARLRTLALSTGSACASGSNRPSHVLKALGLSDEDAAATLRFSLGRFTTDEEVRYAVGQVVAAVQALRGEAAGVAR; translated from the coding sequence ATGAAGCTTCCCGTTTACCTCGATCACAATGCCACCACGCCGGTGGACCCGGTGGTGCTGGAGCGGATGTTGCCGTTCTTCCGGGAGCACTTCGGCAACCCCTCGAGTAAGGGGCATGCCTACGGCTGGGCGGCCGAGGAAGCCGTGACCCAGGCCCGCGAGCAGGTGGCGGAGCTGCTGGGGGCTGCCCCGGAAGAGATCATCTTCACCGGCGGGGCCACCGAGTCGATCAACACGGCCGTCAAGGGGGCGGCGGAGGTCTATGGCCGGCGCGGCCGGCACGTCGTCACGGTGCAGACGGAGCATCCGGCCGTGCTCGGCGCCTGCCGTGCGCTCGAGCGGCGCGGCTTCCGCGTCACCTACCTGCCCGTGGCGCCGGACGGCCGGGTGACGCCGGAGGCCGTCGCCGAGGCCCTGACGGACGAGACGATCCTGGTGGCGGTGATGTGGGCGAACAACGAGACCGGCGTGCTCCATCCCGTCGAGGAGATCGGCTCCGTCGTGCGGGCCCACGGCGCGCTGTTCCTGTGTGACGCCACACAGGCCGTCGGCAAGGTGCCCGTTTCCGTGGAGCATGTGGATCTGCTGGCCTGCTCGGCGCACAAGTTCTACGGGCCGAAGGGGGTGGGTGCGCTCTTCGTGCGGCGCGGCCGGCGGCCTGTGCGCCTGACCCCGCTCCTCGACGGCGGCAGCCAGGAAGGAGGGCGGCGGGCCGGGACGCTCAACGTGCCCGGGATCGTCGGGATGGGTGCCGCCGCCGTGCGGGCCCGGGAGTTGCTGCCGGAGGAGACCCGTCGTCTCCAGGGGCTTCGCGACCGGATGGAGGCGGCTTTCTGCGCGGTCCTGCCGGACGTCGTCGTCAACGGGGCCGAAGCGCCGCGCCTGCCGCAGACGGCCAGCATCACCTTTCGCGGGGTGCGGGCCGCCGATCTCATCGCCCGCCTGCGCACCCTCGCCCTCTCCACCGGCAGTGCCTGCGCCAGCGGGTCCAACCGGCCCAGCCACGTGCTCAAGGCCCTCGGCCTCTCGGATGAGGACGCCGCCGCTACCCTCCGCTTCAGCCTCGGGCGTTTCACTACCGACGAGGAGGTCCGGTATGCCGTCGGGCAGGTCGTTGCGGCGGTGCAGGCCCTGCGCGGCGAGGCCGCCGGGGTGGCACGATGA